DNA from Halobacteriovoraceae bacterium:
AAAAAATGGACTAACCAGTCACAAAGAAATAGCTGAACTTATCAATTGTTATAAAAAGTTAGAATTTAACCACATTGAACTACATGGACTTATGACAATAGGAAAAATCCGTAGCGATAACATTTTAGAAGACGCTCGAAGCTGTTTTCAAGAACTTATAAACATCAAAAATACACTTGATCCAAATCTGAAACTTTCCATGGGAATGACTTCAGATTATAAATTAGCTCTAGAGATGTCGACAAATTATGTCCGTATTGGTAGCAAGATATTCAAGGAATAAATTATAGGCCTGAGGAGTTATTCATATGGAAATAAGTTCAGACAAAAGTGTTAAACTATCGTCTTCTAGAGTTGTTCCAAAGCTTTCACTACTTGGTTATTTACAGGGCGGGCAATTAGACAAGCTACGCTTTATAGATAATTTTTTTTTTGGCCTTAAGGAATTTGGTTTTATCGTTTTACAAGATCATTTAATTGAACAAAATAAAGTTGATCATGCCTATGATATTATACATGAATTTTTTAATCTCTCTCCTTCAAAGAAAATAAATTACAGTGGTGTTTCAGGTGGTCAAAGAGGTTACACTCCTTTCAAAACAGAACATGCAAGAGATAACAGTAATCCTGATCTCAAAGAGTTTTGGCATGTAGGAAGAGAGATTTTAGACAATCACCCTTACTCCAGTTATTACCCAAAAAACATTTGGCCTTCTGAAATTCAAAACTTTAAACCAATTCTTATGCAACTTTACAATGCTATGGATTTAACCAGTCAGGTTCTATTAACTGCACTGGGCATCGCCTTGGAAGTACCTGAAGATTATTTTTCAGAAATGATTAAAAATGGTAACAGTATCTTGCGGGCGATTCATTATCCACCTACTGTAGGACAAGATACGAAAAATTCTATAAGAGCTGCTCCACATGGTGATATTAATCTTATTACTCTTTTAGTGGGTGCAACAGATTCTGGGCTTGAATTACTTGATCATAATAATCAATGGTTGCCTATTCAAAGTGCTAAAGGTGATATTGTCGTTGATACTGGAGATATGATGTCAAGAATTACGAATGATATTTTGCCTTCTACAATCCACAGAGTGGTTAACCCCGTTAATCAACAATCACGTAGATATTCAATGCCATACTTTGTTCACCCACATCCGAAAGCAATTTTGTCTTGTATTGAAAGTTGTAAGGGTAGTGGCGCAAAATATTTGGATATCAGTTCCCATGATTTTCTCATGCAAAGACTCTATGAAATTGGGCTCATGTAAATAAATAGACGTCTGTCGTCGGGTTTATTTTTTTCAAGTTCGAACCCTTTAAATCCGAATCGTTATCGTGGAGAAACTATAACGATGGTGAGCAAAAGTAAAATAATTTCAAAATATGACTCTTTTGAAGATGAAGATATACAAGTCTTCGAAGAGTTATTTTCTTTTTATCTTTTCACAATAGATATCGATGGTGAAATCGTTAGTGCAAATAAAGACTACAAAGATAAAATTAAATCCAGAAATATCTTAGATATTATTGAAAAGAAACATCATGCCAAACTCAAAATATTTTTAAAATCCAAACAAGGCCATCAGTTTTATATTGTAAAAATAAATAATATGCCAAATTGGAATTATATAAAACTCGTTAAAATCAGAAAAAAAATCTATGGGTATGGACTTGTCGTAGATGATCTTGTCAAAAACAATGAATTAAATGCAATTGCACTTGACCAGGCAAAGATTGGGACTTGGGTCTACGATATTAAAAAATCGATTCTTTGGTGGAGTGAACAAATTTATCGTGTGCATTCAATTGAATTAGAGAAAAATATTTTATTAAATGAAGCTTTTAGTTTCTATTTGCCAGAATTTAAA
Protein-coding regions in this window:
- a CDS encoding isopenicillin N synthase family oxygenase; protein product: MEISSDKSVKLSSSRVVPKLSLLGYLQGGQLDKLRFIDNFFFGLKEFGFIVLQDHLIEQNKVDHAYDIIHEFFNLSPSKKINYSGVSGGQRGYTPFKTEHARDNSNPDLKEFWHVGREILDNHPYSSYYPKNIWPSEIQNFKPILMQLYNAMDLTSQVLLTALGIALEVPEDYFSEMIKNGNSILRAIHYPPTVGQDTKNSIRAAPHGDINLITLLVGATDSGLELLDHNNQWLPIQSAKGDIVVDTGDMMSRITNDILPSTIHRVVNPVNQQSRRYSMPYFVHPHPKAILSCIESCKGSGAKYLDISSHDFLMQRLYEIGLM